One window of the Paenibacillus beijingensis genome contains the following:
- the cysK gene encoding cysteine synthase A — protein MGNAGGASILTRVVNNITELIGNTPVVRLNRLTGPQDADVYVKLERFNPSGSVKDRAAFNLIAEAEKDGSLKPGGTIIEPTSGNTGIGLAMNAAAKGYRAILVMPSNMTKERINILKAYGAEVVLTPANERMPGAIRKALELGREIEGSFIPQQFENKANPDIHRKTTALEILQQMDGQLDAFVASSGTGGTITGTGEVLREHLPDIRILVVEPKGSPVLSGGQPGPHKLVGTSPGFIPPILNTSVYDEIVQVSDEDALETTRELASQEGILIGPSGGASVWTALQEARRLGPGKRVVCIAPDSGERYLSMGIF, from the coding sequence ATGGGGAATGCAGGAGGTGCTTCGATATTGACAAGAGTCGTCAACAATATAACGGAGCTGATCGGGAACACCCCGGTCGTTCGCTTGAATAGGCTTACCGGCCCGCAGGATGCGGACGTTTATGTGAAGCTCGAACGGTTCAACCCGAGCGGCAGCGTGAAGGACCGCGCGGCTTTCAATCTGATTGCCGAGGCCGAAAAGGACGGTTCGTTGAAACCCGGAGGCACGATTATCGAGCCAACGAGCGGCAATACGGGTATCGGACTAGCGATGAATGCGGCAGCGAAAGGCTACCGCGCCATTCTGGTCATGCCGTCGAACATGACGAAGGAACGGATCAATATTTTGAAGGCGTACGGAGCGGAAGTCGTGCTGACGCCGGCCAATGAGCGGATGCCGGGCGCAATCCGCAAAGCGCTGGAGCTCGGCCGGGAAATCGAGGGGAGCTTTATTCCGCAGCAGTTTGAAAATAAGGCGAACCCGGATATTCACCGCAAGACGACCGCGCTTGAAATATTGCAGCAGATGGATGGGCAATTGGACGCATTCGTCGCTTCCTCGGGAACGGGAGGCACGATTACCGGCACCGGAGAGGTGCTGCGCGAGCATTTGCCGGATATCCGCATCCTCGTTGTGGAGCCGAAAGGATCGCCCGTGCTGTCCGGCGGCCAGCCCGGACCGCACAAGCTGGTCGGCACAAGCCCCGGATTTATACCGCCGATTTTGAATACGAGCGTGTACGATGAAATCGTGCAGGTGTCCGACGAGGATGCGCTGGAGACGACCCGGGAGCTTGCCTCGCAGGAGGGCATCCTGATCGGCCCTTCCGGCGGCGCGAGCGTATGGACCGCGCTCCAGGAAGCGCGCCGTCTCGGGCCAGGCAAGCGGGTCGTCTGCATCGCGCCCGACTCGGGCGAACGCTATTTAAGCATGGGCATTTTTTGA
- a CDS encoding ABC transporter ATP-binding protein: MGDALLEIKELHKRFDTAKGSVQALHNVSLSVEEGEFVTVIGPSGCGKSTLLRIIAGLDSGYAGSVRLGGAEINGPGIDKGFIFQEHRLFPWLTVEKNIASDLPLGSKEVRRKVDALIELVRLKGFEKAYPRELSGGMAQRVSIARALLRNPKILLLDEPFGALDAFTRAHMQDVLLDIWRTNKTTMIFVTHDIDEAVFLAGRVVILKPRPGEIRKVIRVDLPYPRKKATQSFQDLRLKVLSEFESVEELQLTDGAGI, translated from the coding sequence GTGGGCGATGCACTGCTGGAAATAAAGGAGCTTCATAAACGGTTCGACACAGCCAAAGGTTCGGTACAGGCGCTGCACAACGTCAGTTTGAGCGTAGAGGAAGGCGAGTTCGTGACGGTGATCGGTCCGAGCGGCTGCGGCAAAAGCACGCTGCTCCGCATCATTGCCGGACTGGACAGCGGGTACGCGGGGAGTGTGCGGCTTGGCGGGGCCGAAATTAACGGTCCGGGCATCGACAAAGGGTTTATTTTTCAGGAGCACCGTCTGTTCCCGTGGCTGACCGTCGAGAAAAACATCGCCTCCGACCTGCCGCTCGGCAGCAAGGAAGTGAGGCGGAAAGTGGATGCGCTGATCGAGCTTGTGCGGTTGAAAGGGTTCGAAAAAGCGTACCCCCGCGAGCTGTCCGGCGGCATGGCGCAGCGCGTGTCCATTGCCAGGGCGCTGCTGCGCAATCCGAAAATTTTGCTGCTCGACGAACCGTTCGGCGCGCTCGACGCGTTCACGAGAGCCCATATGCAGGATGTGCTGCTGGACATTTGGCGCACGAACAAAACGACGATGATATTTGTGACGCACGATATTGACGAGGCGGTATTTTTGGCGGGCAGGGTTGTCATATTGAAGCCCCGGCCGGGAGAGATCCGCAAGGTGATCCGTGTCGATTTGCCTTATCCCCGCAAAAAAGCGACCCAGTCGTTTCAGGATTTGCGTCTTAAGGTGCTGAGCGAGTTCGAAAGCGTGGAAGAGCTGCAGCTCACGGACGGCGCGGGCATTTAG
- the speB gene encoding agmatinase, which yields MTEIKKGFQLPVPAVMPRYSGIRSFMRLPYDPEVQPRDFVVLGAPFDTSASYRAGSRFGPESIRRVSSLLRAANVFHRIKPSDYLDGVDGGDIMTVPGNTAASHHNIASHVKAWVQEGAVPIVLGGDHSISLPELRAVSAVHGPLALLHFDAHGDTWDEYWGEKYTHGTPFRRAVEEGIIDPNRSVQIGIRGTVYDPDDIEEARSLGFLVITADEMRAIGLQETMRRVLERLGSSKVFLTFDIDFLDPVYAPGTGTPEIAGFASYEAQNMLRQLTDINIVGCDLVEVLPALDQAEVTALTAATLVFEMISLLAVQKRTRTS from the coding sequence GTGACAGAAATCAAGAAGGGGTTCCAGCTTCCCGTCCCCGCGGTCATGCCCCGATACAGCGGCATCAGATCCTTTATGAGGCTGCCTTACGATCCGGAAGTTCAACCTCGGGATTTTGTCGTTTTGGGGGCGCCGTTTGATACTTCCGCCAGCTATCGGGCAGGATCGAGGTTTGGTCCGGAATCGATCCGCCGCGTCTCCAGCCTATTAAGAGCGGCGAATGTATTTCACCGGATCAAGCCGTCGGATTATCTTGACGGTGTGGACGGAGGGGACATCATGACCGTTCCCGGGAATACGGCCGCGAGCCATCACAATATCGCAAGCCATGTGAAGGCTTGGGTACAAGAAGGGGCGGTCCCGATTGTGCTGGGAGGGGATCACTCCATTTCGCTTCCGGAGCTGAGAGCGGTAAGCGCCGTCCATGGACCGCTCGCTCTTCTTCATTTTGATGCGCATGGCGATACTTGGGATGAATATTGGGGCGAGAAATATACGCACGGAACGCCTTTTCGCAGAGCAGTAGAGGAAGGAATCATTGATCCGAACCGGTCTGTGCAAATCGGGATAAGAGGCACCGTCTATGATCCGGATGATATCGAGGAAGCGCGCAGTCTCGGTTTTCTTGTCATCACGGCAGATGAAATGAGAGCGATTGGTCTGCAGGAAACGATGCGCAGGGTGCTGGAACGGCTTGGATCGTCGAAAGTGTTTCTTACTTTTGACATTGACTTCCTTGATCCCGTGTACGCTCCCGGAACCGGAACACCGGAGATTGCCGGATTTGCAAGCTATGAAGCGCAGAATATGCTCCGTCAATTAACGGATATCAATATCGTAGGTTGTGATTTGGTCGAAGTACTTCCGGCCCTCGATCAAGCGGAAGTGACCGCGCTGACTGCTGCCACACTCGTATTTGAAATGATCAGTCTGCTCGCAGTTCAGAAGCGTACCCGTACAAGTTGA
- a CDS encoding DUF1989 domain-containing protein yields MTRNVLIPGGEGRSFKVYRDEYIKITDVAGKQVADFVALNMHNTHEFVSASHTRIMLNRVFLQKEDRLYSNYRNALLRLVEDTVGVHDLMYPCCDPMRYLIDYGVADHRNCRNNLFESLKEYEVDYWRVPDPVNLFQNTPLNADGSFAQPQEPKTSAGDYVIFQALADVVVGISACPQDMNPLCGWNVSDIKAEILREI; encoded by the coding sequence TTGACGCGGAATGTGTTAATACCGGGCGGGGAAGGCCGATCATTCAAGGTTTATAGAGATGAATATATTAAAATTACGGATGTCGCCGGGAAACAAGTAGCTGACTTTGTCGCATTGAATATGCATAATACCCATGAGTTTGTTTCAGCCAGTCATACCCGCATCATGCTGAATCGAGTATTTCTGCAGAAAGAGGACCGTCTGTACAGCAACTACCGCAACGCATTGCTTCGACTTGTAGAGGATACTGTTGGCGTACACGATCTGATGTATCCTTGCTGTGATCCGATGCGTTACCTGATCGATTACGGCGTGGCAGATCACCGGAACTGCCGAAACAATCTGTTCGAAAGTCTGAAGGAGTATGAAGTGGATTACTGGCGGGTGCCCGATCCGGTCAATCTGTTCCAAAATACGCCGTTGAACGCGGACGGAAGTTTTGCGCAGCCGCAGGAACCAAAGACCAGCGCGGGGGATTATGTGATCTTCCAGGCGTTGGCGGACGTCGTAGTCGGCATCTCCGCATGTCCCCAAGACATGAATCCGCTGTGCGGTTGGAATGTATCGGATATCAAAGCGGAGATATTGCGGGAAATATAA
- the speB gene encoding agmatinase, translating to MMTTQVNSEKQILNLPFTGICSFAKYPICTDLDQLDADVAIIGVPYDMGTQFRSGTRFGPRSIRESSTLYSFGLNGSYDPERDEMFLAPPWRIVDCGDVDMVHGDLQQCFENIEAAVRKIISKGAMPVVLGGDHSITIPVSKALDSLGPVCAIQIDAHLDWADHRSGQRFGHGSPMRRMAEMDHIQGMAQLGIRGIGSSIKGDFDDARAYGSVILSPREMRKLGIEGVLERIPDAERYFLTIDIDGIDPSVAPGTGTPSPGGLYYDEVNELLEALAKKGEIVGFDFVEVAPAYDHSGMTGQVAARLTLDLIGFILKEREKKARK from the coding sequence ATGATGACAACACAAGTAAACAGTGAAAAACAGATCCTTAACCTTCCTTTTACCGGCATTTGCTCTTTTGCCAAATACCCGATTTGCACCGATCTGGACCAATTGGATGCCGATGTCGCCATTATCGGCGTTCCTTACGATATGGGGACGCAATTCCGTTCCGGAACCCGATTCGGTCCGCGCAGCATACGAGAATCCTCAACGCTTTACAGCTTCGGTCTGAACGGGTCATACGATCCGGAACGAGACGAGATGTTTCTTGCTCCGCCATGGCGGATCGTTGACTGCGGGGACGTGGATATGGTGCACGGCGATCTGCAGCAATGTTTCGAAAATATCGAAGCGGCTGTAAGGAAGATCATTTCCAAGGGAGCGATGCCGGTTGTGCTCGGCGGCGATCACTCCATTACGATCCCGGTAAGCAAAGCGTTGGATTCATTAGGCCCTGTATGCGCGATTCAGATCGATGCCCATCTGGATTGGGCCGATCATCGTTCGGGGCAGCGTTTCGGCCATGGAAGTCCGATGCGCCGGATGGCGGAAATGGATCATATTCAAGGCATGGCACAGCTTGGCATCCGCGGTATCGGAAGCAGCATCAAGGGGGATTTTGACGACGCCAGAGCGTACGGCAGTGTTATCCTCAGTCCGCGTGAAATGCGTAAACTCGGAATTGAAGGCGTTTTGGAGCGGATTCCGGACGCCGAACGCTATTTCCTGACGATCGATATCGATGGTATCGACCCCTCTGTGGCACCGGGAACGGGGACGCCGTCTCCTGGCGGCTTATACTATGATGAAGTGAACGAGCTTCTTGAGGCATTGGCGAAGAAAGGCGAGATCGTCGGATTTGATTTTGTGGAAGTGGCTCCGGCTTACGATCATTCCGGAATGACCGGACAGGTTGCGGCTCGTCTTACGCTTGATTTGATCGGCTTTATTTTGAAAGAACGCGAGAAAAAGGCCCGGAAGTAA
- a CDS encoding amino acid ABC transporter ATP-binding protein, with product MTNTLARTTAGETIIRVEGLRKSFGHSEILTGIDLQVAQGEVVCIIGPSGSGKSTFLRCLNLLEMPTDGDIRILENHIFSGGRKSRLHDKSLRRIRTQVGMVFQQFNLWPHKTVLQNIIEAPVKVHREDKRKAFANAEKLLAKVGLSDKGNAYPISLSGGQQQRVAIARALAMNPQVILFDEPTSALDPELVGEVLRVMKELASEGMTMIIVTHEMGFARDVADRIVFMDNGNVVEQGSPDELFKQPKSERLQQFLSKVLDANS from the coding sequence ATGACGAATACCTTGGCCCGGACGACGGCAGGCGAGACGATTATTCGGGTAGAAGGCTTGCGCAAATCGTTCGGTCACTCCGAGATTTTGACCGGAATCGATTTACAGGTCGCACAGGGAGAAGTTGTTTGCATCATCGGACCCAGCGGTTCGGGCAAGAGCACGTTCCTTCGCTGCCTGAATCTGCTGGAGATGCCGACGGACGGTGACATTCGGATTCTTGAGAACCACATTTTTTCGGGTGGCCGCAAGAGTCGCCTTCACGATAAGAGCCTGAGACGGATCCGCACCCAAGTAGGGATGGTGTTTCAGCAGTTCAATCTTTGGCCTCATAAAACGGTTCTTCAAAATATTATTGAAGCTCCCGTCAAGGTTCACCGCGAGGATAAGCGCAAAGCGTTTGCCAATGCGGAAAAATTGCTTGCTAAAGTCGGACTGTCTGACAAAGGAAATGCCTATCCGATCAGCTTGTCCGGCGGTCAGCAGCAGAGGGTCGCCATTGCAAGGGCGCTGGCCATGAATCCGCAAGTCATTTTGTTCGATGAGCCTACTTCTGCGTTGGACCCCGAGCTCGTCGGTGAAGTTCTCCGTGTCATGAAGGAGCTTGCGTCCGAAGGAATGACGATGATCATCGTGACTCATGAAATGGGTTTTGCCAGAGATGTCGCCGACCGGATCGTCTTTATGGATAATGGCAATGTCGTGGAGCAAGGCTCTCCCGACGAGCTGTTTAAGCAGCCGAAGAGCGAACGGTTGCAGCAGTTTTTATCAAAAGTTTTGGATGCTAATTCATAG
- a CDS encoding amino acid ABC transporter permease, producing MSLDFSVIFEYRQILIDGFVKMIYICAAGLTIGLAVGAVVCAAKMSHSSLLRRCADVYIEWFRGTPFLIQMFILYYVGPNFGLELDATLAGIIGLGIYSGSYFAENYRSGIQSIPRGQIEAARALGMGNAAVFFRIVLPQMMGLILAPMTNNSVSFIKDSAVLSIITVQELSFAGQSVIGQTYRYVEVYAAVALLYWVVITCLTICSARLERFFTRHRTAASRLSTLSAKGDLK from the coding sequence ATGTCTCTCGATTTTTCCGTCATTTTCGAATACAGGCAAATCCTGATCGACGGTTTTGTCAAAATGATCTATATATGCGCTGCAGGATTGACCATCGGATTAGCGGTCGGAGCCGTCGTGTGCGCGGCCAAAATGTCGCACTCTTCTCTACTGCGCCGATGTGCGGACGTATATATCGAGTGGTTTCGCGGAACCCCTTTTTTGATTCAAATGTTCATTCTGTACTATGTAGGACCGAATTTCGGCTTGGAATTGGATGCTACGCTCGCGGGGATCATCGGCTTGGGTATTTACTCGGGTTCCTATTTTGCGGAGAATTACCGTTCCGGCATCCAATCGATACCCCGTGGGCAAATTGAGGCGGCTCGTGCGTTAGGTATGGGAAATGCAGCGGTGTTCTTCCGGATCGTGCTGCCGCAGATGATGGGGCTCATACTTGCGCCTATGACGAACAACTCCGTCAGTTTCATTAAGGATTCAGCCGTCCTCTCCATCATCACGGTTCAGGAGCTGAGCTTTGCGGGTCAAAGCGTTATTGGCCAAACGTACCGTTATGTGGAAGTTTACGCCGCCGTTGCCCTGCTTTATTGGGTCGTAATTACATGTCTTACGATTTGTTCTGCTCGATTGGAACGCTTTTTTACCCGCCATCGCACTGCAGCCTCCCGGCTATCTACATTATCAGCAAAGGGTGATTTGAAATGA
- a CDS encoding amino acid ABC transporter permease: MKFDFSIVLDQMPYLLRGLIVTLEMSALAIAAGAVLGILSALFLLSGFKWLEWPVKLFINLVRGVPFLIQILIVYYGLASFGLKLPAFISAVLAMALNTAAFQAEIIRAGIESVAKGQRESAIALGMSRTQTMLRIVLPQAFTKVIPSLTNEFIILLKNSSLVSVISVIELTRVSQQAVSSTYRPTEIYVTVAVLYFLMNLLISRASRYWERRTAAYR, from the coding sequence ATGAAATTTGATTTTTCGATTGTGCTTGATCAGATGCCCTATCTGCTGCGAGGGTTAATCGTAACGCTGGAAATGTCCGCGCTCGCCATCGCAGCGGGCGCTGTACTCGGAATTTTGTCAGCCTTATTCCTTCTTAGCGGATTCAAATGGTTGGAATGGCCTGTAAAACTGTTTATCAATCTCGTTCGCGGCGTTCCGTTCCTGATTCAAATTTTGATTGTATATTACGGTTTGGCCAGTTTTGGGCTCAAGTTACCGGCTTTTATCAGCGCTGTGTTGGCCATGGCATTAAATACGGCCGCATTTCAAGCGGAAATCATTCGGGCGGGAATCGAATCCGTTGCGAAAGGTCAGCGTGAGTCCGCTATTGCTTTAGGAATGTCGCGGACGCAAACGATGCTGCGTATCGTGCTTCCGCAGGCGTTTACGAAGGTTATTCCTTCCTTGACGAATGAGTTTATCATATTACTGAAAAATTCATCGCTCGTCTCGGTTATTTCCGTCATTGAACTGACTCGGGTCAGCCAACAAGCTGTCAGTTCCACTTATCGACCGACAGAAATTTATGTCACGGTGGCCGTTTTGTACTTCCTGATGAACTTGTTGATTTCACGCGCATCGCGATATTGGGAACGCCGCACGGCTGCTTATCGATAA
- a CDS encoding transporter substrate-binding domain-containing protein: MKRTITKSMIVVGILMLIVGCGSSPKSTGSADSESAANLLEKIKQSGMVTVGTEAAYEPFEYIQDGKIVGYGSDILAYIVEQLGVKVEQKDLPFQGILPGLEAKQFDFVATAVSITPERAEKYGMTVPIADGTVAVLKRKGDDSIKSPEDIAGKIVGTQLGSGQLKALKEYDETLKKDKGKGTKEIKEYVAYPEAYQDLANGRVDAVVNTKANLASILKKQPDTFEMVDTFGNKMWISWVVRKEDKELLDFINEKILEMKSSGKLAELQTKWFGYTMETPESDYLPQ; this comes from the coding sequence ATGAAAAGAACAATAACGAAATCGATGATTGTAGTCGGAATTCTGATGCTGATCGTCGGTTGCGGCTCAAGCCCAAAATCAACCGGCTCGGCCGATTCCGAGTCTGCGGCCAATCTGCTCGAGAAAATCAAGCAAAGCGGCATGGTGACAGTCGGAACGGAAGCGGCTTACGAGCCGTTTGAATATATCCAGGACGGCAAAATCGTCGGATACGGATCGGATATTCTTGCTTACATCGTTGAGCAGCTCGGGGTCAAAGTGGAACAGAAAGATCTTCCTTTCCAAGGCATTCTGCCGGGATTGGAAGCGAAGCAGTTTGATTTTGTGGCAACAGCAGTATCCATCACTCCGGAACGGGCGGAGAAATACGGCATGACGGTACCAATTGCAGACGGGACGGTTGCGGTTTTGAAACGCAAAGGCGACGATTCGATTAAGAGTCCGGAAGATATCGCAGGTAAAATCGTAGGCACTCAATTGGGTTCCGGACAGTTGAAAGCATTGAAGGAATATGACGAGACGTTAAAAAAGGATAAAGGAAAAGGAACGAAGGAAATCAAAGAATATGTTGCTTACCCGGAAGCCTATCAGGATTTAGCGAACGGACGCGTAGACGCCGTTGTCAATACAAAAGCAAATCTCGCTTCGATTTTGAAGAAGCAGCCCGATACATTTGAGATGGTTGATACGTTCGGCAACAAAATGTGGATTTCATGGGTCGTCCGTAAAGAGGATAAGGAATTGCTCGATTTTATTAATGAGAAAATTTTGGAGATGAAATCGAGCGGCAAGCTGGCCGAGCTGCAAACCAAATGGTTTGGGTATACGATGGAAACTCCGGAATCGGATTACCTTCCGCAATGA
- a CDS encoding sigma 54-interacting transcriptional regulator produces the protein MEILDLLPFGVVFIDLNWKIVGVNRNAADMLRREATAIVNLHWNDAFPDLLTEEIMNDAKAVFRFEYGGEEYIVQKVPYPSNKRVEGHVFIFNCVPFLEEVTKELDVYNDLNLDLKAVFDASYDDLHVTDGRGITLRVSPGCAESMGHKESELIGKSVYQLEKEGVFNPSATRQVLEKNEKVSMVQTTKSGRRLMVAATPIRDEQGQIIRVVNASRDITEESQLQTELERLKQLTEGYRKEIMNLRTKDELEHKLVFRSDKMEKVMVLVRKISEVDSGVLIIGDFGVGKELVASLIHKWSARSEKPFISVNCGAVPEAVLETDLFGLERDASGVREGKFGALEMANDGTLFLDEVEAMPLTLQAKLMQVIHEKMIFRIGSQRPIPVNVRIVASTRIDLEDSIQSGQFRKDLYFQLNIVSIPIPSLKDRREDIIPLIVYFTGQLNQNYGVNKKFSPSLLKKMQQYSWPGNVRELQNVVERLFVTAEDDWIETEHMQNQYPAGFSKQKIVQVNEIIPLKKATALLEIELLEMSRKRYGSSTKIAEVLGVNQSTIVRKMNKNNVK, from the coding sequence ATGGAGATTTTGGATTTGCTCCCTTTCGGCGTTGTATTCATCGATTTGAATTGGAAAATTGTCGGGGTCAACCGAAATGCAGCGGATATGCTTCGGAGGGAAGCCACCGCCATTGTCAATCTCCATTGGAATGATGCATTTCCGGATCTGTTAACCGAAGAAATCATGAATGACGCAAAAGCAGTTTTTCGTTTTGAATATGGCGGCGAAGAGTACATTGTGCAAAAGGTCCCGTACCCTTCTAATAAACGGGTAGAGGGTCACGTGTTCATTTTTAATTGTGTTCCTTTTTTGGAAGAAGTGACGAAGGAACTGGACGTATACAATGATTTGAATCTGGATTTGAAAGCCGTATTCGATGCTTCTTATGACGACTTGCACGTTACCGATGGAAGAGGTATTACGCTCAGGGTCAGTCCCGGTTGCGCAGAATCGATGGGACATAAGGAAAGTGAATTGATCGGCAAAAGCGTGTATCAATTGGAGAAGGAAGGTGTGTTTAATCCGTCCGCGACCCGTCAAGTATTAGAAAAAAACGAGAAGGTTTCTATGGTCCAGACAACGAAATCGGGACGTCGACTAATGGTGGCCGCAACACCAATCAGAGATGAGCAAGGACAAATTATTCGGGTTGTCAACGCTTCCCGTGACATTACGGAAGAAAGTCAGCTTCAGACGGAGCTTGAACGATTAAAGCAATTAACGGAAGGTTACCGCAAGGAAATTATGAATTTGCGCACCAAGGACGAACTGGAGCACAAGCTTGTGTTCCGAAGCGACAAGATGGAGAAAGTGATGGTGCTCGTAAGGAAAATATCGGAAGTGGATTCCGGGGTGCTTATTATTGGTGATTTCGGCGTCGGTAAGGAGCTCGTAGCTTCCCTTATTCATAAATGGAGCGCCAGGAGCGAAAAGCCTTTTATTTCGGTGAACTGCGGAGCCGTGCCCGAAGCCGTGTTGGAAACGGATCTCTTCGGATTGGAGAGAGATGCGTCAGGCGTGCGAGAGGGGAAGTTTGGCGCCTTGGAAATGGCCAACGACGGTACGCTGTTTTTGGATGAAGTGGAAGCGATGCCCTTGACGCTGCAAGCCAAGCTTATGCAGGTTATCCATGAGAAGATGATATTCAGAATTGGCAGTCAGAGACCTATACCAGTAAATGTAAGAATTGTCGCATCAACACGGATTGATCTAGAAGATTCGATTCAGTCTGGACAATTCCGGAAGGATCTTTATTTTCAACTAAATATAGTATCCATTCCGATTCCGTCTTTAAAAGACCGGAGAGAAGATATCATTCCGTTAATCGTTTACTTTACCGGACAGTTAAATCAAAATTACGGAGTTAACAAAAAATTCAGCCCTTCCTTATTGAAAAAAATGCAGCAGTATTCATGGCCAGGCAATGTACGTGAACTGCAAAATGTGGTGGAAAGATTGTTCGTCACTGCGGAGGACGATTGGATTGAAACCGAGCATATGCAAAACCAATATCCAGCCGGATTCTCCAAACAAAAGATCGTTCAAGTTAACGAGATTATCCCTTTGAAAAAAGCTACTGCATTATTGGAAATCGAGCTTCTGGAGATGTCGCGGAAACGATATGGATCTTCCACAAAAATCGCCGAGGTTTTAGGGGTAAATCAATCGACAATCGTAAGAAAAATGAATAAAAACAACGTGAAATAG
- a CDS encoding methyltransferase domain-containing protein: MDKEQLQELYLQDGYYWGKEPNELAKRILAYISNERIPGKKVIDLGAGEGRDSVFLAKQGFDVAAMDFAPAGLAKAERLAAEMNTAIATIEGDINTFVFPHRADVVYSIGALQYIHPDNRARQFRHFKESTLPGGLHVLFAFTEHPDVPVAPDWGTNEYLYKQDELQAYYSDWETLLSEEWIFDCSSSGIPHRHASRIVIARKPS; the protein is encoded by the coding sequence ATGGACAAAGAGCAGCTGCAGGAACTTTACTTGCAAGACGGATATTATTGGGGAAAAGAACCGAACGAACTGGCAAAACGCATATTAGCGTATATTTCCAATGAGCGAATCCCGGGCAAAAAAGTGATCGATTTAGGCGCGGGGGAAGGCCGGGACAGCGTCTTCCTCGCCAAGCAAGGGTTCGACGTCGCGGCGATGGATTTCGCTCCGGCCGGATTGGCGAAAGCCGAACGATTGGCTGCCGAGATGAACACTGCGATCGCTACCATTGAAGGCGACATTAACACCTTCGTCTTTCCTCATCGCGCCGATGTCGTATACTCAATCGGCGCCCTGCAGTACATTCACCCGGACAATCGGGCGCGGCAGTTCCGTCATTTCAAAGAGAGCACGCTGCCGGGCGGTCTCCATGTGCTGTTCGCATTTACGGAGCATCCCGACGTACCGGTCGCGCCCGATTGGGGAACAAACGAATATCTCTACAAGCAGGACGAGCTGCAAGCCTATTATTCAGACTGGGAAACGCTTCTATCCGAAGAATGGATCTTTGATTGCAGCTCCAGCGGCATTCCTCACCGTCATGCTTCGAGAATTGTCATTGCCAGAAAGCCGTCCTAG
- a CDS encoding SDR family oxidoreductase yields MTNANRTLRGKYVVITGATSGIGLAAAKELAAQGANLGIVARSEAKANEAAAQIKAASGGRAAVDVFLADMASQQSVRRAAADILAHCPKVDVLINNAGAMFVTRQLTVDGLEMTWAVNHLAPFLLTTLLLDRLKESGHARVITTASHGHKMAKKGIHFDDLGAERLYKSPQKLMGGPTLRYGETKLANILFTTELARRLEGTGVTAHCFDPGLVATNFNQDNGRLARMTMAVMRMFARTPEKGAETLVWLAGSDEIAAESGGYYRDMQTAIPAAPARNAEAAKRLWEISEEQTGIRKTR; encoded by the coding sequence ATGACAAATGCGAATCGTACCCTCCGGGGCAAATACGTCGTCATTACCGGGGCTACAAGCGGCATCGGGCTTGCCGCTGCCAAAGAGCTCGCCGCTCAAGGCGCAAATCTTGGCATCGTCGCCCGGAGTGAAGCGAAAGCAAATGAAGCGGCGGCTCAAATCAAGGCAGCATCCGGCGGCCGCGCAGCAGTGGACGTATTCCTGGCCGACATGGCTTCACAGCAGTCCGTGCGCCGCGCCGCAGCCGACATTTTGGCCCATTGCCCGAAAGTGGACGTCCTGATCAACAACGCCGGCGCCATGTTCGTCACGCGGCAGCTGACGGTCGACGGCTTGGAGATGACCTGGGCGGTCAATCATCTCGCCCCCTTCCTGCTGACGACACTGCTCCTGGACCGGCTGAAGGAAAGCGGGCATGCACGCGTGATCACGACCGCCTCCCACGGCCACAAGATGGCCAAGAAAGGAATCCACTTTGACGATCTCGGCGCCGAGCGTCTGTACAAATCCCCGCAAAAGCTGATGGGCGGTCCTACATTGCGCTATGGGGAGACCAAGCTCGCCAATATTTTGTTTACCACTGAGCTGGCGCGGCGGCTGGAAGGAACCGGAGTCACGGCCCACTGCTTCGATCCGGGGCTTGTCGCCACGAACTTCAACCAGGACAACGGACGATTGGCCCGCATGACGATGGCCGTGATGAGAATGTTTGCCCGCACTCCGGAGAAAGGCGCCGAAACGCTGGTATGGCTCGCCGGCTCCGATGAAATTGCCGCCGAAAGCGGCGGATATTACAGAGACATGCAAACGGCCATCCCTGCTGCGCCCGCCCGGAACGCGGAAGCGGCAAAACGATTGTGGGAAATAAGCGAGGAACAAACCGGCATCCGCAAGACCCGATAA